The Planococcus liqunii genome includes a region encoding these proteins:
- a CDS encoding CpsD/CapB family tyrosine-protein kinase has translation MARKKNLLQQTARKLVTFTNPHSFVAEQFRTLRTNITFSSPDADIRTIVVTSAGPLEGKSTTSANLAVVFAQEGKKVILVDGDMRKPTTHYTFHIENRTGLSSLLTRQTTIEKAIQRTLVDQLDLLTCGPIPPNPAELLLSKSMDALIHQLSNMYDLVIFDAPPVLSVADGQILANKCDGTILVINSGYTKKEMALKAKEAIEFANSRIIGAVLNNFILSKESGYYQYYEQKD, from the coding sequence ATGGCCAGGAAGAAAAATCTTCTGCAGCAGACAGCACGTAAGCTCGTCACCTTTACGAATCCCCATTCCTTTGTAGCCGAACAATTTCGGACGTTGCGTACGAATATAACCTTTTCATCACCGGATGCAGACATACGTACAATAGTCGTAACCTCAGCAGGACCATTAGAAGGTAAGTCGACAACTTCAGCAAACCTCGCAGTGGTATTTGCTCAGGAAGGCAAGAAAGTTATCCTAGTAGATGGTGATATGCGCAAACCGACGACCCATTATACCTTTCATATTGAAAATAGGACTGGTCTTTCAAGTTTGCTTACGAGGCAAACCACTATAGAAAAGGCGATCCAGCGAACTTTAGTGGATCAATTGGATTTGTTGACATGTGGCCCTATTCCACCAAACCCAGCGGAATTGTTATTATCGAAATCGATGGATGCACTGATTCATCAATTGTCTAATATGTATGATTTAGTGATATTCGATGCTCCACCAGTGTTATCAGTAGCAGATGGTCAGATTCTTGCGAATAAGTGTGACGGCACTATTCTTGTCATCAATTCTGGATATACTAAGAAAGAGATGGCCTTAAAAGCGAAAGAAGCGATTGAATTTGCGAATAGTCGTATTATCGGCGCTGTATTGAATAATTTCATACTTTCAAAAGAAAGCGGCTATTATCAATATTACGAGCAGAAAGACTGA
- a CDS encoding YveK family protein, with the protein MEESINLKNIYKIIRKNFLLIVITTVISIFITAIISYFVLTPVYEMSTEILVNQNSSEEGQLINQNIQTDLQLINTYSGIIKSPVILDQVLNGMNLEMTSDELEEKITVSNDEQSQIVNIAVQDENPEVAVKLANTIATVFEKNIKNLMNVDNVTILSAAVLKKSSLPIFPNPKLNMAIATIIGLMLGVGIAFLREHLDTTMKDQQDMEDILGVPMLGVISPIVEKSGVIQKNKVFSKGKEEISNGQEEKSSAADST; encoded by the coding sequence ATGGAAGAATCAATCAACTTAAAGAACATCTATAAAATAATACGTAAAAATTTCCTCCTTATTGTCATTACTACAGTTATTTCGATATTTATTACTGCTATTATTTCATACTTTGTGCTAACCCCTGTTTACGAGATGTCAACAGAAATTCTGGTTAATCAAAACTCGTCAGAAGAAGGTCAGTTAATAAACCAAAACATCCAGACGGATCTCCAATTGATTAATACTTATTCAGGCATTATCAAGAGTCCTGTAATTCTAGACCAAGTCTTGAATGGGATGAATCTTGAAATGACATCAGATGAGTTAGAAGAAAAAATTACCGTCAGCAACGATGAGCAATCTCAAATAGTAAATATTGCTGTACAAGATGAAAATCCAGAAGTAGCAGTTAAATTAGCTAATACAATTGCTACTGTTTTTGAAAAAAACATTAAAAATTTGATGAATGTTGATAACGTTACAATTCTTTCTGCGGCAGTTTTAAAGAAAAGTTCACTCCCAATATTTCCAAACCCTAAACTTAACATGGCAATTGCTACAATAATTGGTTTAATGCTTGGAGTTGGAATTGCATTTCTTCGAGAGCACTTGGATACCACTATGAAAGATCAACAAGATATGGAAGACATCCTTGGAGTTCCGATGCTTGGTGTCATTTCACCGATTGTCGAAAAATCCGGAGTCATCCAAAAGAACAAAGTGTTTTCAAAAGGAAAGGAAGAGATAAGCAATGGCCAGGAAGAAAAATCTTCTGCAGCAGACAGCACGTAA
- the galU gene encoding UTP--glucose-1-phosphate uridylyltransferase GalU, whose amino-acid sequence MQVKKAIIPAAGLGTRFLPATKAMPKEMLPIVDKPTIQYIVEEAIASGIEDIIIVTGKGKRSIEDHFDHAFELEATLREKGKMDMLDSVLQTSKVEIHYIRQKQPLGLGHAIWSARKFIGDEPFAVLLGDDIVQNDEPCLEQLMNQFEQTGNSVIGVQQVPSKETHRYGIIDPISVDGKLIAVDRFVEKPEAGTAPSNYAIMGRYILTPEIFDFLGEHTLGAGGEIQLTDAIQKLNEVQPVYAYEFDGHRFDVGEKYGFIETTIEFALQRPELRDQLLELFERKLQESYTNKK is encoded by the coding sequence ATGCAAGTGAAAAAAGCGATTATTCCGGCTGCAGGCCTTGGAACACGATTCCTGCCAGCCACGAAAGCCATGCCAAAAGAAATGCTGCCGATCGTCGACAAACCGACCATTCAATACATCGTCGAAGAAGCGATTGCGTCCGGTATTGAAGACATCATCATCGTTACAGGGAAAGGCAAACGTTCCATCGAAGACCATTTTGACCATGCCTTCGAATTGGAAGCGACTTTGCGCGAAAAAGGGAAAATGGATATGCTCGACTCGGTCCTGCAGACGTCCAAAGTGGAAATCCACTACATCCGCCAAAAGCAGCCGCTTGGTCTGGGCCATGCCATCTGGTCGGCCCGCAAGTTTATCGGGGACGAACCGTTTGCGGTACTATTGGGAGACGACATTGTCCAAAACGACGAACCGTGCTTGGAGCAGTTGATGAACCAGTTCGAACAAACGGGCAACAGTGTCATTGGCGTCCAGCAAGTGCCTTCAAAAGAGACACACCGCTACGGCATCATCGATCCAATTTCCGTTGATGGCAAACTGATTGCGGTGGACCGGTTTGTCGAAAAACCGGAAGCGGGAACGGCGCCATCGAATTACGCGATTATGGGTCGTTATATCCTGACACCGGAGATCTTTGATTTCCTCGGGGAACATACTTTAGGGGCAGGCGGCGAGATTCAATTGACCGATGCCATCCAAAAACTGAACGAAGTGCAGCCGGTATACGCATACGAATTCGACGGCCACCGTTTTGATGTCGGCGAGAAATACGGCTTTATCGAAACGACGATCGAATTTGCGTTGCAGCGTCCAGAACTCCGTGATCAGCTGCTTGAGTTATTTGAACGAAAGCTTCAGGAATCGTATACGAATAAGAAATAA